Proteins encoded together in one Sceloporus undulatus isolate JIND9_A2432 ecotype Alabama chromosome 4, SceUnd_v1.1, whole genome shotgun sequence window:
- the LOC121928837 gene encoding heat shock protein 30C-like has product MASFPWPSSSSSRGGPSWRASPSSPVEYVPVGFPPRSLLDQLLGEMQGHLQEMERMRLVLTEAYPRLGCWMDPEPRRHQQQQPRWERIDMEPREGGGGYRFSLEVAGFLPEEMAVKVNGRKLTVSAKHDKRSESADGCLSHEYREVRKELLLPDDANLQALTCCFSPDEGRLHLEAPRMALPPTEAKAIPITICKGPEAGTPTAPAKEPLPSASPEKGATSK; this is encoded by the exons ATGGCCAGCTTcccctggccctcctcctcctcctcccgcgggGGCCCTTCCTGGCGGGCCTCTCCCTCTTCTCCGGTGGAGTACGTTCCGGTGGGCTTCCCCCCGCGGAGCCTCCTGGACCAGCTGCTGGGGGAGATGCAGGGCCACCTGCAGGAGATGGAGAGGATGCGCCTGGTCCTCACCGAAGCCTACCCCCGGCTGGGATGCTGGATGGACCCCGAGCCCAGgaggcaccagcagcagcagccccgctGGGAACGGATAGACATGGAGCcccgagaaggaggaggagggtaccGCTTCAGCCTCGAGGTGGCCGGCTTCCTGCCCGAGGAGATGGCCGTCAAG GTGAATGGGAGGAAGCTGACTGTGAGCGCCAAGCATGACAAGAGGAGCGAGAGCGCCGACGGCTGCCTTTCACACGAGTACCGCGAGGTGCGCAAAGAGCTGCTCTTGCCTGATGATGCCAACCTCCAGGCGCTCACCTGCTGCTTCAGCCCCGACGAAGGGCGCCTCCACTTAGAAGCCCCCCGCATGGCTCTGCCGCCCACCGAGGCAAAGGCCATCCCAATCACCATCTGCAAGGGCCCCGAAGCAGGCACCCCAACGGCCCCCGCCAAAGAGCCCCTGCCCTCCGCCAGTCCGGAGAAAGGAGCCACATCCAAGTGA